In Macaca nemestrina isolate mMacNem1 chromosome 10, mMacNem.hap1, whole genome shotgun sequence, the genomic window CCTTGCCATGTTAATGAAAGCTTGCTTAACTTGCTGATTTCTTAGACTGTAAATAAAGGGGTTCAGCATGGGGGCTACTGAGGTGTTTAGTATTGCCACTCCCTTGCTCAAGGACACTCTATCTTTTGCTGAGGGTTTAATGTACATAAAAATGCAGCTGCCATAAGAGATGGAGATGACAATCATGTGGGAAGAACATGTGGAAAAGGCCTTTGTCCTTTGACTAGCAGAAGGAATTCTCAAAATTGTTCTGATAATGTATATGTAGGACAGAAATATTAATGCCAAAGTCAACATTAGAGTAAACACAGCACAAGAAAATCCCATCACCTCTAGGAATTTTGTGTCTGAACAAGCAAGTTGCAGCAGGGGAAAATAATCACAGGTAAAATGGTCCATAATATTAGACCTACAGTAATCAAGCTTTAAGAGCAACATGAGTGCTGGGAATATGATTAAGAATGAAACCAGCCAAGAAGTAAAAACAAGCAGTGTGCAGACTCTTCGATTCATGATATTCAAGTAATGCAgaggcttgcagatggccacataGCGGTCATAGGACATGGCAGCCAGAAGGTAAAACTCTGTGACTcccaagagaatgaaaaaaaataactgaactaTGCAATCATTAAAGGAAATGGTTTTATCTCCTGAAATAATGTTACCCAGAAACTTGGGTATACTGACAGTTGTGAATGAAATTTCTAGTATGGAGAAATTTCTGAGGAAGAAATACATGGGGGTCTGCAGGTGGGAATCCAGCAGGGTGAGGGTGATAATGGTCAGGTTCCCAGTGACGCTGAGCATGTAGGTGATAAGCAGGAAGACAAAGATCACAACCTGAAACTTTGGGTCATCTGTCAATCCCAGAAGAATAAACTCTGTTATTTCTGTATGATTTCTCATTCTTCAGTTGCTTACTTTTTTCCCCTGCCAGACCTATAAGAGAAAGCACAAATAACACACTTGAAGAGTTATGGATGAACAAATATCCAAATATGGAGCTGGAGTTTGGTTGACATAGTATGCCATTTCTACTTCAAGGGGAAATTTAACACCACCCGATAATAACAGTGGTCCTTTAATTTCCACTCCTTTACAGGTGAAAACTCTTCACATaagacagtttaaaaataaaagtttggtaTCACAGTTGGAAATGGTAGGGGAGGAATTTGAAACCAGACTTTGCTGACTCCACTTAACACCTGTTATCTTTCTGAGACATGCCTATAAGTTTCCTCTGTAATCAGAACCACCTTTGTATCCTTGTACCAATCCCTATACAAGTTTCCAAGTTATGTAAAAGTTTGATTACTCTGATAATTCTCAATATGGAGAAGATacttgaggttttttgtttgttttgttttgtttttttgttttgtttgttgttgtttttgaggtagagtctcactctgccacccaggctggagtgcactggtgcggtcttggctcattgaaacctttgcctcctgggttcaagtgattctcctgcctcagcctcctaagtagctgggattacaggcatgtgccaccacgccctgctaatttttgtatttttagtagaaacagggttttgccatgttggccaggctggtctcgaactcctgacctcaggtgatctgcctgcctcggcctcccaaagtgctgggattacaggcatgagccactgcgcctggcctagtttttttttttaaagtgagttcTTTGTCCTTAGCCATTGTGAAAGTTGATTGTATGGATTGGGTTGGGTCATTTTTGTCTTACCCAACCACCACAGGTTCAAGATGCCAGGGGGTAAGAAGCACAGAGGGAACGTGGCATTGCTCTAAGAATGTAATTCTGTGTAAGCCTGACTGCTGAAATTGCCTGCTGTAACCTGAAATCAGTGTTATCTAATAGCTGCTGAAATTACCTGCTGTGATCCTATGGGTAGTTTTACTCATTGCCTTAACTTACCAATCAAAACTTGGCAGCTCCCCTAAACCTTACCAGTGTCAATGAACTTTCTTGAAGAGTAATAAGTAACGTTTCTTTTTTATACAGCTTCTAACCTTCTCTTCGTTCTTTGGACATACTGAAAAACCACCTGGTCTGTGTATATGCCTTGAGTTGAAGTTTTTGGTTACCACCtaagatgttttaaattttagagatttgtctccatattttatttaaccttaatGCCATTGATCAACTTTCGTGAATATTCAGATTTTCCAACTCCCATGTCCACTTTATTGAAAGCTGGAAATACTTAAGCCATTGCCATGAACAACTTCAGATGTCTGGAATACAGGAGAGGAAGAAGTATAGAATAATGTAAGCTGGAAGAGCCCAAAACTGAAGTTTATTGCATGTGAATATCTTACAATATTTCATGATATTTCAGCCTACCTATGTGTCATTTTATGACTTTTATTCCTATAGAAGCCATTTTGCTTCCTAgttgaaataaataagtaaataatataatattaatttgaGAAGGATGCCCTCAGTTAAAAAGATGATACATAAGTATTCTCCAagatttgtttaattatttactCATGCTTTGAAATAgcaatttttaattctttctttttgaaaataaagtacaAATGATATTGTCATAAACATTTCCATAGAAAACAGTGAGGTTATCTAGTTATGAATCCAACCTGTTTACTATATCTGAAAATCACTTAACACTTCTCTGTCTCATTAGCCTCACCTGTAGTTTCTTCCACTGTATACAAGTGCATCTCATAGAGCTATTGTGAGCATTAAGTTAATATGTATATTAACTTAATAACTTTTATATAACTTAATATGTATTAACTTACGATCTttctaaatgctttataaatatgtatatttatataatttatatttacataaataaatatatataatatatttagtGAAATTTAGTGAAAGCTAAAGCATTTAGTGAAAGCTGTATGAGGCTTTGTTCTATGGAGAAAGTATTTCCTAACCATTGAGCTGAAAATCTTTGGGAATGGGAAGGTGTCCTGTCCAAAACGTTATGTCTTAAATAAGTAGTAATAATTATATTTGGCACCAAGAGAGTCACAtgagaacaataacaacaaagcaATAGGAAAAAAGTCACCAGGTTTCATAGTACCTGTCAGGCATTCTAGGCAAATAAATCTTTGCTCTTCCTTGTCTACATGGCGCTGACCTCTCCCACCATGGTGTATCTGCCTCTTCCacctcatcaccaccaccaccaccacacacacacacacacacacacacacacacacactccacttCTCTTATCTTCAACCAGGATTAGATCACTGTGATGTTCATAGCTTATCAACATTGCTACTCATAGCCAGTTATTTTCTCTGCTCTTCATTAGTAATAACCCTTCTAAAAGTGCTTGAAGCTTGCAGTAaattatatgtgcatatatattacacatacatatatgaatgtgcgtatttatgtgtgtgtgtgtgtgtgtgtgtgtgtgtgtataagcaTTGTGGGCAATACATTGTAATGACATCCCAAATTACCTCTGTCCTTATTTCTACAACACTAGGTTTAATACCCACTGTGTGCATTGCATGAGAATCTTATGCTCATTCTTCCTAACTCATCACACTTACAATAGGCTGAAATCTCCTGTTAACTCCTCCGTTATTCTGTGCATTCTTGAGAGTTAGAACAGGATTTTATCTTCAAAGCTATTTCAGCATAATCCAGTATTTAGTATAGTTATGGTAGGTTTAAAGGAAACACTCATCtagttaattagttaattaattaaagttGAGTTTGTTATTGAATCACATGCTGCCATCAGTGCAGTTTGCTATTTTATGCTGATATTCTAGCCTGGATTTTACTTagttttttatctttgttttacaagatgtattttCTTACATGTCTTACCTTGTGAGATGTGTTTACATATTTGGATCAAGTTCACCGTATTgactaaatttaaaacaaaagatatgTAAAGGGAATCACATTTCATTGATACATAAGTTTAAAGAAAACTTCAAGAAACGTTATTTTCCAATTactgtctttaaatttttttacaattCATCCTTTCAATTCACTTCACTCCAGCTCCAGCAACATCACTCTTATTTCATCAgggtttatttttcattaaaagctTGAGTTTTTCTTAACACTTTGAAGTCACAAAATACATTCATATCAAATATACAAGATTTAGATTCAATCTGAAGATTCAATTTTATTCAACAACTTACTGACATGAGAgactcaagttttaaaaatatatatatcatattattaCTGGTCTATTACACTGTATTATTCACcttatttcaacttttttgtatatctgttttcctcttaaattccctgctattttttttaacactttacTCAATAACAATACCATGACTC contains:
- the LOC105474197 gene encoding olfactory receptor 6C1, with protein sequence MRNHTEITEFILLGLTDDPKFQVVIFVFLLITYMLSVTGNLTIITLTLLDSHLQTPMYFFLRNFSILEISFTTVSIPKFLGNIISGDKTISFNDCIVQLFFFILLGVTEFYLLAAMSYDRYVAICKPLHYLNIMNRRVCTLLVFTSWLVSFLIIFPALMLLLKLDYCRSNIMDHFTCDYFPLLQLACSDTKFLEVMGFSCAVFTLMLTLALIFLSYIYIIRTILRIPSASQRTKAFSTCSSHMIVISISYGSCIFMYIKPSAKDRVSLSKGVAILNTSVAPMLNPFIYSLRNQQVKQAFINMARKTVFFTST